The Paraflavitalea devenefica genome contains a region encoding:
- a CDS encoding choice-of-anchor I family protein — protein MRKTLLVITCFLLGATGSIHAQTLIHYWNFNAFDTEANHLAPSYTAGGAGLAYIAGGSSINDYGNGTGQNFNVQNLNARNGDPSGNHLRINNPIGAALIFSLPTTGFQDVVLKYATRRSGSGAGTQEIAYTVDGVNYTPFTTIAPNNGDPTLQTLDFSAIPATDNNPSFKVRVAFLLGSGGDVGNNRFDNITLDGSPAGADVLPPSVSFTPVNGAIDLPVNTAPVITFNEEVRNIDNSAIDNSSVDSLVIFKLSNAAGADVPFNAAFSGNVITITPAAPLANNQQYYVALKAGVVEDLSNNAVTTVQTATFTTIATQTIFNPGDLLFVGYQMNAIPNEDRIAFVTLVDILPGTKINFTDGKYTTNLPAQCAGGIVWTAPAGGVTARTVVTINNDAGAANIGTVTGSTFGLSANGDQVIVYTGTPAAPQYITALSSNAWLAANTSCSGSFSTIPAALTDGVNAINLSTATGNTAGNTVNAYYTGTLTGTAATVKALISNPANWTGTASGTPAQSWPNWNAPGNPGGSNTTIGFSSAVLSVSEATGTATVQIKLTNPATAAVDLVVKGAPFSTAGAGDFTLGTQTLHFTADSNATQTITIPIRDDAANEQDEYFILSLENPAGLTISGNQFMTVYIRDNDRQAPVPNKQIELSYIGSYDPSGSNNASAEIVAYDSASKRLFVISAIQNRLDIANFSNPDSIKPVTAIDMIPYGGITSVAVRNGIVAAAVPNANQQLNGSVVFFNTDGVFQKQVTVGALPDMITFTPDGKTVMTANEGQPNDSYTVDPEGSISIIDISGGIASLTQNQVTTLDFTAFNAQAPALIAAGVRKGFPGSTLSQDLEPEYITITPDSKKAWVILQEANAFAVVDLVTKTVTDIWPLGKKDHSLPGNGFDASDRGTEIHIANWPVKGLYMPDGIANYTVNGTTYIVGANEGDDREYSAFNERVRVNAATYKLDAVAFPNARELKDDNNLGRLRVTTASGDTDGDGDFDEIHLIGGRSFSIWNTASKSIAYDSKDDFEQYLAKTPANNPIFNTDHESNARKSRSTSKGPEPEGLALAAIEGKQYAFISLERQGGVMVYDITNPAEVKFVDYKNPRNVASYGGDNGPEGIVHISNTASPDGKHYILVANEISGTLSIYRLNNITPRYYQDSDRDGYGRNEGSRLSDKPIPGWVLLGGDCADWDPAVHPRAAELANGRDDNCNGQVDEGLPMLRYYMDVDHDGYGRDDNSKLSAIPLAGHVLVNGDCKDWDATVYPGAAEGANGRDDNCNGQVDEGLPMLRYYMDVDRDGYGRNDNSKLSAIPLAGHVLVNGDCKDWDAAVYPGAAELANGRDDNCNGQVDEGLPMLRYYMDVDHDGYGRNENSKLSAIPLAGHVLVNGDCADWDATVNPGAAEVKNGRDDNCNGQVDEQLITATQAARESNGKLVPESSNTAGELNIVVSPIPSYHEFTVYLQQGTPLEKVRIRVYDPVGRLVEVRDNLAIGSRIPLGGNYAQGHYTLEVVQGKNRKLIKLIKL, from the coding sequence ATGAGAAAAACGTTACTCGTTATTACCTGCTTTCTGTTGGGTGCAACCGGCAGTATACATGCCCAGACACTCATTCACTATTGGAATTTCAACGCCTTTGATACAGAAGCCAATCACCTGGCGCCTTCCTATACAGCAGGCGGGGCCGGCCTGGCCTATATAGCCGGCGGTTCCAGCATCAATGATTACGGCAACGGCACAGGGCAGAACTTCAATGTGCAAAACCTGAATGCCCGCAATGGTGATCCCTCCGGCAATCACCTGCGTATCAACAATCCCATTGGCGCAGCACTGATCTTCTCATTACCTACTACCGGCTTCCAGGACGTAGTACTGAAATACGCCACCCGCCGCTCCGGCTCAGGAGCAGGCACCCAGGAAATTGCGTATACCGTGGATGGTGTTAACTATACGCCGTTCACCACCATTGCCCCCAACAATGGCGATCCTACGCTCCAGACCCTTGACTTCAGCGCAATCCCTGCAACAGATAACAATCCCAGCTTTAAAGTAAGGGTTGCCTTCTTATTGGGCAGCGGCGGCGATGTAGGCAATAACCGTTTTGACAATATAACCCTCGATGGTTCGCCCGCAGGGGCAGATGTATTGCCGCCGTCTGTAAGCTTTACCCCCGTAAACGGCGCCATTGACTTGCCGGTCAATACAGCACCTGTTATTACTTTTAATGAGGAGGTGCGCAATATTGACAACAGCGCCATTGACAATAGCAGTGTTGATAGCCTGGTGATCTTTAAACTGAGCAATGCAGCAGGAGCTGATGTACCTTTTAATGCGGCGTTCTCCGGGAATGTCATTACCATCACGCCGGCAGCTCCATTGGCCAACAACCAGCAATACTATGTGGCGCTCAAAGCAGGCGTAGTGGAAGACCTCAGCAATAATGCCGTCACCACTGTGCAAACTGCTACTTTTACCACTATTGCTACCCAAACCATATTCAATCCCGGCGATCTGCTGTTCGTGGGTTACCAGATGAATGCCATACCCAATGAGGACCGTATCGCCTTCGTGACCTTGGTTGATATCCTGCCCGGCACCAAGATCAACTTTACAGATGGCAAGTACACCACCAATTTACCGGCCCAATGTGCGGGCGGCATTGTGTGGACAGCACCCGCCGGCGGCGTGACTGCCCGTACCGTGGTCACCATTAACAATGATGCAGGCGCCGCCAATATCGGTACCGTAACCGGCAGCACCTTCGGCCTCAGCGCCAATGGCGACCAGGTCATCGTATACACCGGTACACCGGCAGCGCCTCAATACATTACAGCCCTTAGCTCTAATGCCTGGCTGGCTGCCAATACCAGTTGCAGCGGCAGCTTCTCTACGATACCGGCGGCCCTCACAGATGGCGTAAATGCTATTAACTTGAGCACAGCAACCGGTAACACAGCCGGCAATACAGTGAATGCTTACTATACAGGCACGCTCACAGGAACTGCTGCTACGGTAAAAGCCCTGATCAGCAATCCTGCCAACTGGACCGGCACCGCTTCCGGCACGCCGGCGCAATCATGGCCCAACTGGAATGCGCCCGGCAATCCCGGCGGCAGCAATACAACAATTGGCTTTAGCAGTGCCGTACTGTCTGTTTCAGAAGCAACGGGCACAGCTACTGTACAAATTAAGCTCACCAATCCGGCAACAGCCGCTGTAGACCTCGTAGTAAAAGGCGCACCTTTCAGTACAGCAGGCGCCGGCGATTTCACCCTGGGCACACAAACATTGCATTTTACAGCCGATAGCAACGCCACGCAAACCATTACCATACCTATCCGGGACGACGCTGCCAATGAGCAGGATGAATATTTCATCCTGAGCCTGGAAAACCCTGCTGGTCTTACGATCTCCGGCAACCAGTTCATGACGGTATACATCAGGGATAATGATCGCCAGGCCCCTGTTCCCAACAAGCAAATAGAACTGTCCTACATAGGCAGCTATGATCCTTCCGGCAGCAACAATGCCAGCGCCGAGATCGTAGCCTATGATTCAGCGTCCAAACGCCTCTTTGTGATCAGCGCCATCCAGAACCGCCTGGACATAGCCAATTTCTCCAATCCCGATTCCATTAAGCCCGTTACAGCCATAGACATGATACCTTATGGAGGCATTACCAGTGTGGCTGTGCGCAACGGTATAGTAGCCGCTGCAGTGCCCAATGCCAACCAGCAGTTAAATGGGTCTGTAGTTTTCTTCAACACAGATGGTGTTTTCCAAAAGCAGGTTACGGTAGGTGCTTTACCGGATATGATCACCTTTACACCGGATGGCAAAACCGTGATGACTGCCAATGAAGGACAACCCAATGATTCCTATACAGTAGACCCTGAAGGTTCTATCAGCATCATTGATATTTCCGGTGGCATAGCATCGCTTACCCAAAACCAGGTGACCACCCTCGACTTTACCGCCTTCAATGCACAGGCGCCGGCGCTTATTGCAGCAGGTGTGCGCAAAGGTTTCCCTGGTAGCACCCTGTCTCAGGACCTGGAACCGGAATACATCACCATCACACCCGACTCAAAGAAAGCCTGGGTCATTCTCCAGGAAGCCAATGCCTTTGCGGTGGTAGACCTGGTAACCAAAACAGTAACGGATATATGGCCGCTGGGTAAAAAGGACCATAGCCTGCCTGGCAACGGCTTTGATGCTTCCGACAGGGGCACGGAGATCCACATTGCCAACTGGCCGGTGAAAGGTTTGTACATGCCTGATGGTATTGCCAACTATACCGTAAACGGTACTACCTATATCGTAGGCGCCAATGAGGGCGATGACCGCGAATACAGCGCCTTTAATGAAAGGGTAAGGGTGAATGCTGCCACTTACAAGCTGGATGCTGTTGCTTTCCCCAATGCCAGGGAATTGAAGGATGACAATAACCTGGGCCGGTTAAGGGTTACTACGGCCTCCGGCGATACAGATGGTGATGGCGACTTTGATGAGATACACCTGATCGGAGGACGTTCTTTCTCTATCTGGAATACTGCCAGCAAATCAATAGCCTACGACAGCAAAGACGATTTTGAACAATACCTGGCCAAAACACCAGCCAACAACCCTATTTTCAATACCGATCATGAAAGCAACGCGCGCAAAAGCAGGAGCACTTCCAAAGGACCTGAGCCGGAAGGATTGGCCCTGGCCGCCATTGAAGGCAAACAATATGCTTTCATCAGCCTCGAACGGCAGGGTGGGGTAATGGTCTATGATATCACCAACCCCGCGGAGGTGAAGTTTGTGGATTACAAAAACCCACGCAACGTAGCCTCCTACGGCGGCGATAATGGCCCTGAAGGCATTGTGCACATCTCCAATACCGCCAGCCCGGATGGTAAACATTACATCCTGGTGGCCAATGAGATCAGCGGCACGCTCAGCATATACCGTTTGAACAACATTACACCCCGGTATTACCAGGATTCCGACCGGGATGGTTATGGCCGCAATGAAGGTTCCAGGTTGTCAGATAAACCCATCCCAGGTTGGGTACTGTTGGGAGGTGATTGTGCCGATTGGGATCCTGCTGTGCACCCTCGTGCTGCTGAACTGGCCAATGGCCGCGATGACAACTGCAACGGCCAGGTAGATGAAGGATTGCCCATGCTGCGGTATTACATGGACGTAGACCATGATGGTTATGGCCGCGATGATAATTCCAAACTATCAGCTATTCCGCTGGCGGGTCATGTACTGGTAAATGGCGATTGCAAAGATTGGGACGCTACGGTATATCCAGGCGCTGCTGAAGGGGCCAATGGCCGTGATGATAACTGTAATGGCCAGGTAGATGAAGGATTGCCCATGCTTCGGTATTACATGGACGTAGACCGTGATGGTTATGGCCGCAATGATAATTCGAAACTATCCGCTATTCCGCTGGCCGGTCATGTACTGGTGAATGGTGATTGCAAAGATTGGGATGCTGCAGTATATCCTGGTGCTGCTGAATTGGCCAATGGCCGTGACGACAACTGTAATGGCCAGGTAGATGAAGGCCTGCCCATGCTCAGGTACTATATGGACGTAGACCATGATGGTTATGGCCGCAATGAGAACTCCAAGTTATCAGCTATTCCGTTGGCTGGTCACGTACTGGTGAATGGTGATTGTGCCGACTGGGATGCTACGGTGAATCCGGGTGCTGCAGAAGTAAAGAATGGCCGTGATGACAATTGTAACGGCCAGGTAGATGAGCAACTCATCACCGCTACACAGGCTGCGAGGGAAAGCAACGGCAAGCTGGTTCCCGAAAGCAGCAACACGGCGGGTGAGTTGAATATAGTGGTATCACCAATACCCAGCTATCATGAGTTTACCGTGTACCTCCAGCAGGGAACACCCCTGGAAAAAGTTCGTATCCGCGTATATGACCCGGTGGGAAGACTGGTAGAAGTGAGAGACAACCTCGCTATCGGCAGCAGGATTCCGTTGGGAGGTAATTACGCCCAGGGACATTATACACTGGAAGTTGTGCAGGGAAAGAACAGGAAGCTGATTAAACTCATCAAACTATAA
- a CDS encoding heavy metal-binding domain-containing protein, translated as MLLTTTNTIEGKPIQKYIGIISSETIIGANIFKDLFAGIRDIVGGRSGTYERVIEQAKESAMAELQQKAQALGANAIVGIDLDFETVGSHGSMLMVVATGTAVNI; from the coding sequence ATGCTTTTAACAACAACGAACACGATTGAAGGGAAGCCTATTCAAAAATATATAGGCATTATCAGCTCTGAGACAATTATTGGCGCCAATATTTTTAAAGACCTGTTTGCCGGTATCAGGGATATTGTTGGCGGCCGCAGTGGTACTTATGAGCGGGTTATTGAACAGGCCAAAGAATCGGCCATGGCGGAACTGCAGCAAAAAGCGCAGGCGCTGGGCGCCAATGCCATAGTGGGCATCGACCTCGACTTCGAAACCGTAGGCAGTCATGGCAGCATGCTGATGGTGGTGGCCACAGGCACGGCTGTGAATATATAA
- a CDS encoding ABC transporter permease encodes MIKNYFMVAWRNLAHNKTLSFINIFGLSAGITFALLIGLWIQYETSFDTFHTNGKQLAMVMKHVMFNDQKNTQSLTPLPLHDELKNNYPEVKRTSRAAPTGQGLMAGNNKLNKMGWYVDPAFLDMFSFPLIEGNTATALKDPNSIILTASLAHALFGSENPMGKTIRLNNANDVRVTAIAQDVPHNSTIDFEFLIPYQYAIDQEEWIRNNKTDWGNNFLMNFVELKEGTSMDALSKKIGPLNVQKDARIKNQVLFLHPLGKWHLYSDYKNWVNAGGKIAYIWLFGIIGAFILLVACINFMNLSTARSEKRAKEVGIRKVVGSSRTDLIGQFLSESVLTTFLAFLVSLILVQLLLPLLKDLGFEYIRFDFSSTFLLSAALGVCLITGLIAGSYPAFYLSSFQPVKVLKGVFKQGQGPAIFRKTLVVTQFTISAVLVIGTIIVFQQINHARKRSIGYNPNNMLNIPASYDLAVNYEALREELLKTGHIESMAKTSQPMTAIYNSWSDFSWEGKDPATDIALDAIMAGWDFEKTAGLQFKQGRAFSRDFPTDSNAIIINEAALQVIGYKDPIGKTMKSGNQVKTIVGVVENVVLADPFKSVAPLAILFNSSKTGSVNNILLRLPPTTDLKKALAAIKPIFDKYNPSQPFEYSFTDEEFGKKFVVENQVGKLASIFAGLTIFISCLGLFGLAMFMAERRVREIGIRKVLGASVVNLWLLLSKEFMWLVLIACVIASPLAFWLMKDWLDKYEYRVDISAWVFVAVGILAFVIALFTVSTQAIKAAFANPVKSLKSE; translated from the coding sequence ATGATTAAGAATTATTTTATGGTCGCCTGGCGGAACCTTGCGCACAATAAAACATTGTCGTTTATTAACATTTTTGGGCTGTCGGCAGGTATCACCTTTGCTTTGCTCATTGGCTTATGGATACAGTATGAAACCAGTTTTGATACTTTTCATACGAATGGAAAACAGCTTGCGATGGTCATGAAACATGTCATGTTCAATGACCAGAAAAACACCCAATCGCTTACTCCATTACCTTTACATGATGAACTGAAAAACAATTATCCCGAAGTAAAGAGAACTTCACGGGCAGCTCCCACTGGTCAGGGTCTGATGGCTGGCAATAACAAATTGAATAAAATGGGCTGGTACGTAGATCCTGCATTCCTGGACATGTTCTCCTTTCCACTGATCGAAGGCAATACTGCAACCGCCTTAAAAGATCCCAATTCCATTATCCTCACAGCATCTCTTGCCCATGCGCTGTTTGGATCAGAAAATCCGATGGGCAAGACTATCAGGTTAAATAACGCTAATGATGTGCGGGTAACCGCCATTGCCCAGGACGTACCGCATAACTCTACTATCGACTTTGAATTTTTGATCCCCTACCAGTACGCGATCGATCAGGAAGAATGGATAAGAAATAACAAAACAGACTGGGGCAATAACTTCCTGATGAATTTTGTGGAATTGAAGGAAGGCACCTCTATGGATGCTTTATCAAAAAAGATCGGTCCATTAAATGTACAAAAGGATGCACGGATTAAAAACCAGGTACTGTTCCTGCATCCGCTCGGGAAATGGCACCTGTACAGCGATTATAAGAACTGGGTGAATGCAGGCGGGAAAATAGCGTATATCTGGCTATTTGGGATTATCGGTGCTTTTATATTACTGGTTGCCTGTATCAACTTTATGAACCTTTCCACTGCCCGGTCTGAGAAAAGGGCCAAAGAAGTGGGTATCCGGAAAGTGGTAGGTTCAAGCAGGACAGACCTTATAGGTCAATTCCTGAGCGAGTCGGTATTGACCACCTTCCTGGCTTTTTTAGTTTCGCTCATACTGGTGCAACTGTTATTGCCTCTGCTCAAAGACCTGGGCTTTGAATACATCAGGTTTGACTTCAGTAGTACCTTCCTGTTGAGCGCCGCGCTGGGTGTTTGTTTGATCACCGGACTGATTGCCGGTAGTTATCCTGCTTTCTATCTTTCCTCTTTTCAGCCGGTGAAGGTGTTGAAAGGTGTGTTTAAGCAAGGCCAGGGCCCTGCTATTTTCCGGAAAACCCTGGTGGTTACTCAATTTACTATTTCCGCTGTGTTGGTCATAGGCACCATCATTGTGTTTCAGCAGATCAATCATGCACGTAAGCGTTCTATTGGATATAACCCCAACAATATGCTGAATATTCCAGCCAGCTACGACCTGGCTGTTAACTATGAAGCACTAAGAGAAGAACTGCTGAAAACCGGGCATATTGAATCGATGGCAAAGACATCACAACCGATGACAGCCATTTACAATTCATGGAGTGATTTTTCCTGGGAAGGCAAGGACCCTGCTACAGATATTGCGCTGGATGCCATCATGGCGGGCTGGGATTTTGAAAAAACGGCGGGCCTGCAATTCAAACAGGGGCGTGCTTTTTCGAGGGATTTCCCAACAGATTCAAACGCCATCATCATCAATGAAGCTGCCCTGCAAGTGATCGGTTATAAAGACCCCATTGGCAAAACCATGAAATCGGGCAACCAGGTGAAGACGATTGTTGGTGTTGTGGAGAATGTGGTGCTGGCCGATCCGTTCAAATCTGTTGCTCCGCTGGCCATCCTGTTCAATTCCAGTAAAACGGGTTCTGTCAACAATATTCTCCTGCGGCTGCCGCCAACAACCGATCTGAAAAAGGCACTGGCTGCTATTAAACCCATATTTGACAAATACAACCCTTCCCAACCCTTCGAATACAGTTTTACAGATGAGGAGTTCGGTAAAAAGTTTGTAGTAGAAAACCAGGTAGGTAAACTGGCATCTATTTTTGCCGGTCTTACTATCTTCATTTCCTGCCTGGGATTATTTGGACTGGCCATGTTCATGGCCGAACGCAGGGTGCGGGAGATTGGCATCCGCAAGGTATTAGGCGCTTCTGTGGTCAACCTATGGCTCCTTTTATCAAAAGAATTTATGTGGCTGGTGCTGATAGCCTGTGTGATCGCTTCACCGCTGGCATTCTGGCTGATGAAAGATTGGCTGGACAAATATGAGTACCGGGTTGATATCAGTGCCTGGGTATTTGTGGCGGTGGGAATACTTGCCTTTGTTATTGCTTTGTTTACCGTGAGCACACAAGCCATCAAAGCCGCTTTTGCCAATCCTGTAAAAAGCCTGAAATCCGAGTAA
- a CDS encoding ubiquitin-like domain-containing protein: MKKLFPLIATCLLLMTGFTTPASTTAHAPIVLSGEPEPHPNNLYVKLKINGQTTIIWLLVHPSDTVGEVKDEVELWAGVPINYLYYQGQVLDENATLSFYGISANATISAN, encoded by the coding sequence ATGAAAAAATTATTTCCATTAATCGCTACGTGCCTGCTATTGATGACAGGCTTTACCACGCCAGCCTCTACTACTGCTCATGCTCCAATCGTACTGAGCGGTGAACCGGAACCACATCCCAACAATCTTTATGTGAAGCTGAAGATAAATGGGCAAACTACCATTATCTGGTTGCTGGTCCATCCCAGTGACACTGTTGGTGAAGTAAAGGACGAGGTAGAACTCTGGGCAGGCGTTCCCATCAATTATTTGTATTACCAGGGACAGGTACTGGATGAGAATGCCACCCTCTCCTTTTATGGTATTAGCGCCAATGCTACTATAAGTGCCAATTAA